CTTCGGGAGCCGGTTCCTCCAACTGGCCGACCACCGGAAAACGTTCGATGACCGCCCTGACATGGGGGGCGTTTTTCAGCTCGTCGGTGAGGTCATGGCCGGCCTGGTGCAGTCCCTGATGGTTGCCGTCCGTCCAGAGCTTGCTGTCGCTGAAATCATAGATCTTGCCGTTGACGGCTCCGTAGGCCTTGCGTCCTTCGCGGCCATCGAATTTTGCCAGTTCTTCTCGGGTCATGGTGTCTCTCCTGCCGGTTCATGGGGAAACCTGCTGAACGAGCCAGGCGGAATGGGTTGTCGGTTCAGACAAGTCGACATTTTACCAGAGTTGATCGTAAGAACAAGTTTTGGGCCGGAAGGGGTCACGCACCCGCCTCTAGGAAGAGAGGAGGGGCCGCGAGCTGGCGCAGAACACTGTGCACACTTGTGTGTCAGTCCGTTACGCCGCTACGGTCGTTATTGCCTTTCCGCAGGCCGTTTTTAGCTACTTTTAAAAAAACGCCGTTCTGGATTTTGGCTGGAAAAACATGACTCCAATGGTTGTTATTCTTAAGTGGCCGAAATAAGAACGGAAATCTTTGACCTGTCGGCATAATTCGTGTATATGCATGGTGCGTAGCTTACTCAGGAGATTTTTAAACGGATTATAGCCCGGCTCTGTCATGAAAAATATGGTGAAAAAGTGGAAAAGCAAGCCGACCCGGTCCTCGGAGACGGTCGGTATCAGTCTCCGCGAAGAAGGCATCGCTTTTGCCCAGGTGCGCTGGCAGAACGGCAGGCCGCATCTGCTAAACTGCGAATTCCTGCCTGCCCCGACCGGGGAGGCCTGCGCGGTGCTGACGAGTCAGATTTCCCGCTTGCGTCTGGTCCGGCACCGCTGTGTCGGTATTTTGACAGGCGACGACTACAGCCTGCTGCAGATCGAGCCGCCGGCCGTGCCGCCGGAAGAATGGCGTGAAGCGGTACGCTGGCAGATTCGTGACTTGATCGACTATCCCCTGGACGAAGCCGTGGTCGATGTTTTTTCCGTGCCGACCGATGCCCGGCCGGGACGCCAGGCCATTGCCTACGCGGTTGCGGCTCCCCGCCAGGTGGTGCGAGAGGCCGCGAACTGCCTTGCGGCGGCCCGTTTGAAGATTGCCGCCATCGACATTCCTGAACTGGCTGTTCGCAACCTGGTCAGACTCCTTCCCGGCGAGGAGCGGGGGCAGGCCTTCCTTTACCTGGGGCGCCATGGTGGCGGCCTCGTCATCGTCCGCGACGGGCACCTCTACTTGTCGCGTCGCCTCAACATCGGCACCGATTCGTTGCGGGAGTTGGCCCCCGTCGCCACCGGCGAGGACCTGATCGACCTTTCTTCCCGCTTCAACGATTTGCTCGATTCCGTCATTCTGGAGGTTCAGCGTTCGCTGGACTTCTACGAGAGCAATTTTGCCCTGCCGCCCATCGCCAACCTGATGCTGGCCCCCATGGAAGCGGACCTGCCCCAGGTGCTGCCCTATCTGCAGCAGTATCTTGGCGTCAAGGTGGCGGCTTTGGACCTGGGGGCGCTTTTTGATCTGCCCGCCCTGACTCCGCCGGTCCAAGCCCGCTGTCTTACGGCTATTGGCGGAGCTCTTCGTGCCCAGCAGGTGACGCCATGAACCAGGAGATCAATCTCTACCAGCCGTCGGTGCTGGAGAAAAAAGAGTCGCTGTCGGCAGCTCTCATGCTGACCCTGGCCGCTCTGGGGCTGGTGTTGCTGGTTTTTTATTACGCCTACTCCGCCTGGCAGGTCCGTGAACTGGATCAGCAAGCGCGGGTGCTGGAAGCCCGGCAGTCGGCGCTGATCGCACAGATTACCTCGTTGCAGGAGGGCTCTTCCCGGCAAAAAAGTCCCCTGCTACAGCACGAGGTCGAGCGCCTGACCTCCGAGTTGGCGGCCAAGGAGCCCCTGCTGCATCTGTTCGACCAACCCAAAGGGAAGGCCGCTCCCGCTTTTTCCACCTATCTCGAAGGGCTGTCCCGGCGAACTCCGACCGGGCTGTGGCTGACCCGCATCGTTGTGGCGCCAAAGCCCGGACACTCACTCCTGGAGGGGAGCTGCCTCAAGGCGGAGACCGTGCCCGCCTTTCTGCAGGAGTTACAGAAGGAGTCGGTCTTTGCGGGACTGGCCTTTTCTTCCTTCCAGCTTTCCCGTTCTGACACGGAGGCGCCCTTTATTAACTTTGTGCTCGAAACCCGCCAGGAGGAGAGACCATGAAGACGTCTTCGGCAAAACTCTCCGCCTGGAAAGAGAACCTGGGAAAACGCTCTCTGCGCGAAAAGATCCTGCTCATTGCCGCGGTCTGGGCCATCGGCTATCTGGTGCTGGACGTGGTGGCCTTAAGTCCTTTAGCGGCCCGGCAGAAGGTGGCTCGCCAGCGCCTGGAAAGCTCGCGGTCACAGCTGCCGCAACTCGAAGCGCAGGTGGTCGCTCTGCAGCAACAGGCCGCCGGTGACCCGGACCAGGAAAACCGCCGTCGCCTGACCGAGCTGCAGGAGCAGATGGCAGAGCTCGACGCCCGGCTGCAGGATCTGACCCTGGAGCTGATCTCTCCCCGGGAGATGTCCCGCGTGTTGGAAGAAGTGCTGCTGCGTCAGCGGGGCCTGCGCCTGGTGCGGGCCGAGAACCTGCAGCCCGAACCGCTGCTGGCGGAACCTGCCGATGCGGCTGGCCCCGACGCGGCGGGGACTCTCAATGTCTACCGGCATGGGCTGCGCCTGGAATTTGTCGGCAGTTACAGCCAGATCGTCGATTGCCTGCGGGCCCTGGAGGGGATCGAACGCCAGCTCATCTGGACTTCCTTCGAACTGCAGGTGGAGGAGTATCCCCGATCGCGTGTGGTGTTGACCGTGCATACCCTGAGCCTGAAGAAGGAGTGGATCGGTGTCTAGTTCTCGTCTGCCCATCTGTTTTGGTGTGCTGCTCTGCGGGCTGTTCCTGCTGACCGCTGCAGCGGGGCTGTGCGCCGAGCCCCTGCGGGACCCGACCCGCCCTCCTCGCGTGCTGGCAGCGCCCGCCCCGGCCGAAAGGACGACAGGCTGGCAGGTCAGTTCTATCCTGATTTCCCCCGGCCGCCGTGTCGCCACGGTTAACGGCCAGGCTGTTCAGGTTGGTGACCGTATAGCGGGCGCCCGTGTTACGGCTATCGCTGCTGATTCCGTGCGGCTGCGCAAGGAGAACAAGGAATTCACTGTCCGGCTGCAGACGCAGCGGATCAAAAAGCCGGTGCAAAAGGCCGGTGCAAATGACGAGGGAAAATGATGCGAAGGTCTGCCTGTTTTATTTCGAGGATTCTGCTGCTGACTGCCTTGCTGGGCCTCTCGGCCTGCCTCCCCGCCAGGGGGCCGGCGGTCGAGGAGGGGATCGCCGACGCGCTGAGTCAACCGGTTTCCACGGCTCCTAAGCCCGCCGCGCCGGAAATCCCCCCGGCTGTCGCCTCCGCCCTGTTGCGTCCGCTGGACGCCGGCCTGGGACGGCCCGGGCTTGAAGCGGAACCTCGCTTCGACATCGTCGCCGAACAGACGCCCGCCCGCGAGTTTTTCGCCGGCCTGGTAGCGGGAACCGCCACCAACATGGTCGTCCATCCCGATGTCGAGGGCGACATCTCCCTGACCATGAAGAACGCCAGCATCCCGGAGGTGCTCGAAGTGGTGCGCAGCGTCTTCGGTTATGAATACCGTCTGCATGGCAATACCTATCAAATTCTGCCGGCGGGGCTGCAGTCCCGCATCTTTCCGGTGAATTATCTCAATCTCTCCCGCAAGGGGCTCTCCCAGACACGGGTCAGCTCAGGCCAGGTCAGCGAAGCGGAGAGCAGCGACGATGAGGAGAACGACAGCAGCAGCGACCGCCGCTCCAAGGCCGTCTCCGGCAGCCGCATCGACACCGAGTCGATGGCCGACTTCTGGAAGGAGCTCGAATACGCCCTGCGCACCCTCATCGGCGTCGAGGACGGCCGCCGCGTGGTGGTGCAGCCCCAGGCCAGCGTTGTCATCGTGCGCGCCATGCCCGAGGAGCTGCGCGAGGTCGAAAGCTATCTGACCGCCATGCAGGGTAATCTGCAGCGCCAGGTCATTCTCGAAGCTAAGATCCTCGAGGTCGAACTCAACGACGGCTTCCAGTCGGGCATTAACTGGGCAGCGTTGGGCCAGCCTTCCGACGGCAAGTCCCTGGTGATCGGCCAGACCGGGGGAGGCTCTTTTTTTAACAGCGGTGCCTCCGAGATCGTCGGCAATACGGGGGTTCTCAATCCGAACGCCCTGACGATGGTGGAAGGGACTGCGACTTCGGCCTTTGGCGGCGTCTTCTCCGCCGCTCTCGATTTCAAGGACTTCACCGCTTTTATCGAGTTGCTGGAATCCCAGGGAGAGGTGCAGGTCCTCTCCAGCCCGCGTATTTCCACCGTCAATAACCAGAAAGCCGTCATCAAGGTCGGCACCGATGAGTTCTTCGTCACTGACATCTCCAGCACCACGGTGACCGGTACCACCACCACGACCACGCCGGACATCACCCTGACGCCGTTCTTCTCCGGCATTGCCCTCGACGTGACCCCGCAGATCGACCACAACGGTCAGGTCACCCTGCATATCCATCCGACGGTGAGCGAGGTGCAGGATCAGCAGAAGACCATCACTGTGGCCAACCAGGAACAGCAACTGCCCCTGGCTTTTTCCAGCGTGCGCGAGTCGGACAGCATCGTCAGCGCCGCCAGTGGGCAGGTCGTGGTCATCGGCGGCTTGATGAAGAATCAGATGTCCAGACAGAAAGCGTCCGTGCCGCTGCTCGGGCGCATCCCCCTGCTCGGCCATCTCTTCTCTCACAACCAGATGGTCTCCAGAAAGAGCGAGCTGGTCATTCTGCTCCGCCCCCAGGTGGTCGACAACGGCCGGGTATGGGAGCGGGAGCTGGAAAACACGCGCAACCGCGTCCAGTCCCTGGGCGGGGCCATGGGTCGCACCTGGTAGGATGTGAACGCTCTGGCGGCGACCATCTGCCGCCTGAGGAGGACCATGCTTTATCTGCAACATTTCGGACTGCGTGAGCCGCCGTTTTCTCTGACGCCGGACACGGGCTTTTTCTATAACACCAGCGGACACCGCGAGGCTCTGGAGGTCCTGAGGGTCGCTCTGCGCTCCGGCGAAGGCTTTATCAAGATCATCGGCGAGGTCGGCACGGGCAAGACCCTGCTGTGTCGCAAGTTGCTCAATGCCCTGGAAGGGGATACCTGGGTGACCGCCTATCTGCCCAATCCTCTTTTGGGCGTGGCGGAACTCTACCGGGCGCTGGCCGATGAACTCGGCATTGGCCTGCCGGTCAAAGCGACGGTCAACGACAACCTCAAGGCGATCAATAGTCAGCTTATCGATCTGGCCCGCCAGGGACGCCGGGTCGTCCTCTGCATCGACGAGGTGCAGGTCATGCCTGAGAAAAGTCTGGAAGCCTTGCGGTTGCTCAGCAATCTGGAAACGGAGAAACGCAAGTTGCTGCAGATCGTTCTTTTCGCCCAGCCAGAACTCGAGGACCGTCTACAGCAGCCGGGCCTTCGCCAGCTGCGCCAGCGTCTCGCTTTCAGCTATCGCCTGCCCCCCCTGGACCACCAGGGCGTCAGCGGCTACGTAGGCCATCGGCTGCTGGTGGCCGGTCATCAGGGGGGCGCCCTCTTTGCGCCGGGCGCCCTGAAGCTGCTGGCGCGGGGAAGCCGGGGCATCCCCCGGCTCATTAACATTCTCTGCCACAAGGCGATGCTGTCCGCCTATGGTCGGGGGGAAAGCCTGATCGGGACTCGCCACATGCTGGCGGCCATTCGCGATACGGACGATGCGCAGGCAACCGTTTGGCGAGATTACCTGCCCTGGCTCTATGCCCTGGCCGCTCTGATTATTGGGTTGGAAATTTCGGCACTGGTCTATCTTGCCCGGGGTGGTGCGTCATGAGTCTGCTCAACCAGATGCTCAAAGACCTGGAAAAACGGCAGGCCACTGCCGGTGATCCAACCGG
The sequence above is a segment of the Desulfuromonas sp. KJ2020 genome. Coding sequences within it:
- a CDS encoding type 4a pilus biogenesis protein PilO yields the protein MKTSSAKLSAWKENLGKRSLREKILLIAAVWAIGYLVLDVVALSPLAARQKVARQRLESSRSQLPQLEAQVVALQQQAAGDPDQENRRRLTELQEQMAELDARLQDLTLELISPREMSRVLEEVLLRQRGLRLVRAENLQPEPLLAEPADAAGPDAAGTLNVYRHGLRLEFVGSYSQIVDCLRALEGIERQLIWTSFELQVEEYPRSRVVLTVHTLSLKKEWIGV
- the mshL gene encoding pilus (MSHA type) biogenesis protein MshL, whose amino-acid sequence is MMRRSACFISRILLLTALLGLSACLPARGPAVEEGIADALSQPVSTAPKPAAPEIPPAVASALLRPLDAGLGRPGLEAEPRFDIVAEQTPAREFFAGLVAGTATNMVVHPDVEGDISLTMKNASIPEVLEVVRSVFGYEYRLHGNTYQILPAGLQSRIFPVNYLNLSRKGLSQTRVSSGQVSEAESSDDEENDSSSDRRSKAVSGSRIDTESMADFWKELEYALRTLIGVEDGRRVVVQPQASVVIVRAMPEELREVESYLTAMQGNLQRQVILEAKILEVELNDGFQSGINWAALGQPSDGKSLVIGQTGGGSFFNSGASEIVGNTGVLNPNALTMVEGTATSAFGGVFSAALDFKDFTAFIELLESQGEVQVLSSPRISTVNNQKAVIKVGTDEFFVTDISSTTVTGTTTTTTPDITLTPFFSGIALDVTPQIDHNGQVTLHIHPTVSEVQDQQKTITVANQEQQLPLAFSSVRESDSIVSAASGQVVVIGGLMKNQMSRQKASVPLLGRIPLLGHLFSHNQMVSRKSELVILLRPQVVDNGRVWERELENTRNRVQSLGGAMGRTW
- a CDS encoding cytochrome b5 domain-containing protein; this encodes MTREELAKFDGREGRKAYGAVNGKIYDFSDSKLWTDGNHQGLHQAGHDLTDELKNAPHVRAVIERFPVVGQLEEPAPEAGGGGGKMIIGAVVAVVILAVIFLLMR
- a CDS encoding ExeA family protein, with the protein product MLYLQHFGLREPPFSLTPDTGFFYNTSGHREALEVLRVALRSGEGFIKIIGEVGTGKTLLCRKLLNALEGDTWVTAYLPNPLLGVAELYRALADELGIGLPVKATVNDNLKAINSQLIDLARQGRRVVLCIDEVQVMPEKSLEALRLLSNLETEKRKLLQIVLFAQPELEDRLQQPGLRQLRQRLAFSYRLPPLDHQGVSGYVGHRLLVAGHQGGALFAPGALKLLARGSRGIPRLINILCHKAMLSAYGRGESLIGTRHMLAAIRDTDDAQATVWRDYLPWLYALAALIIGLEISALVYLARGGAS
- a CDS encoding PilN domain-containing protein, with amino-acid sequence MNQEINLYQPSVLEKKESLSAALMLTLAALGLVLLVFYYAYSAWQVRELDQQARVLEARQSALIAQITSLQEGSSRQKSPLLQHEVERLTSELAAKEPLLHLFDQPKGKAAPAFSTYLEGLSRRTPTGLWLTRIVVAPKPGHSLLEGSCLKAETVPAFLQELQKESVFAGLAFSSFQLSRSDTEAPFINFVLETRQEERP